ATGCCGCCACAGCTTCTTCCATCCCAATGGAATTTTGATAATTTCATTCAGATCGAGAAGTTCTTTCCCTTATATCGATTCCTGTTCAATAGTGTTGTTATTGCAATTGTGACAACAGTTCTACAGCTACTTATTTGTGCAATGGCTGCCTATGTGTTCGCCAAAATCACGTTTAAGGGCCGCCAAGCTATTTTCGTAGTATTCCTCACGACGATGATGATTCCGGCTCAAGTGACGTTAGTGCCGCTCTTTATTTTATTCTCTCAAACGAATCTCATCGATACGTATGCAGGCTTAATTTTGCCGGGGATATTCAGTGCATACGGGACGTTCCTACTACGTCAAAATATTATGACAATACCAAATGAGCTTCTGGAGGCGGCGTTCATAGATGGAGCTTCTTATTACCGGGTATTCGGTAGCATCATCATGCCTCTCATTAAGCCGACGCTTGCCGCATTAACTATTTTCGCCTTCATGAGCTCGTGGAATAGCTTCCTGTGGCCACTGATCGCAACGAATAGCAAGGAGCTTATGACTTTGCCTCTTGGTCTTAGTAAGCTACAAGGAAAATGGTCGACGGAATGGAACCTCCTCATGGCGGGTAACGTCATCAGCTTCTTACCGATTTTCGCAGTTTATTTATTTGCTCAGCGTTACTTCATTAAAGGAATGACGATGACAGGAATTAAATAACCGCCAGCAAGGTGGTATCCGGGGGAATTCATTATGAAGGAAATACGTCTAGGGTTAATAGGGCTCGGAGGCATGGCTTCCGTTCACGCAGAACAAGTCGAGCAAATATCAGGTGCGGCTATAACCGCCATCTGTGATCGGGATAGCGTTAAAGTAGCGGAATGGGGAACTAAGCTAGGTATTGATGAGGGCTCGCGCTATTCGGACCCCGAGGATTTAATTAAAAATGCTGAGATTGATGCTGTGTTATCCATTACCCCGAATAATGTCCATTATGAAATCATTCGTCTTTGTTTGATTCACGACATGCCGATTATGACGGAGAAGCCTTTTACTAGAACATATGAAGAGGCTAAGGCTTTGTTAGAGCTTTCGGAGGCGAATAATACGACCTGTATGGTTGGCTTTTCCTATCGCTATACTCCATCGTTTCGAATGGCAAGGGAAATGATTAGGAGTGGCAAAATTGGTCAGGTTCGGCATGTGTTCTTCCAATACTTGCAGCAGTGGGGAGGTCCGTTGTTTGATACGAAAATGAATTGGCGATTGGATCGTTCCATCACTGGATCAGGAGCTTTGGGCGATCTGGGCTCACATATGGTAGATGCTGCTCGTTTTCTGATCGGAGAGCCGATTGAAATATCCTCGCTAATGAGCTCGTTGATTACAGAGCGGGAGGATCCCGTAACAGGTAATCCAGTCCAAGTGGACATTGATGATTTTGCTGCTTTCGTTGCGGTACTCGAGCAGGGAATACCTGCGGTGTTTCAAACCTCACGCAACGCTTATGGGAGTCAAAACCAGTTTGAGATTTCCGTATTTGGAGATACCGGCTCACTTCAGATGGGGTGGGAATATGGGGATACGTTGAAATGGGTGCATCCGGATGAAGAAGGGAATCAGGTAAGGGAAGAAATTAACGTGCCTGATGAATATCGACTGAAGCAGCTGCAGGATTTCATAGATTTGTTGCGAGGAACTGTGAGGGAAGAAACGGCAACATTGAGAGATGGGTATTTGAACCAACGAGCGTTAGAGGCGATTGAGCAAGCCCATTTGAGTAAAAAAGCAGTTAAGGTAGCGGACGTTGGAGTAACTTCTGACAGAGTTGAGGTGACAGGATGAGCATCAGA
This portion of the Cohnella abietis genome encodes:
- a CDS encoding carbohydrate ABC transporter permease, encoding MKDRGSLIKNALTHLFLIVASITLIFPFLWMLSGGFKDSLEVVKMPPQLLPSQWNFDNFIQIEKFFPLYRFLFNSVVIAIVTTVLQLLICAMAAYVFAKITFKGRQAIFVVFLTTMMIPAQVTLVPLFILFSQTNLIDTYAGLILPGIFSAYGTFLLRQNIMTIPNELLEAAFIDGASYYRVFGSIIMPLIKPTLAALTIFAFMSSWNSFLWPLIATNSKELMTLPLGLSKLQGKWSTEWNLLMAGNVISFLPIFAVYLFAQRYFIKGMTMTGIK
- a CDS encoding Gfo/Idh/MocA family protein; the protein is MKEIRLGLIGLGGMASVHAEQVEQISGAAITAICDRDSVKVAEWGTKLGIDEGSRYSDPEDLIKNAEIDAVLSITPNNVHYEIIRLCLIHDMPIMTEKPFTRTYEEAKALLELSEANNTTCMVGFSYRYTPSFRMAREMIRSGKIGQVRHVFFQYLQQWGGPLFDTKMNWRLDRSITGSGALGDLGSHMVDAARFLIGEPIEISSLMSSLITEREDPVTGNPVQVDIDDFAAFVAVLEQGIPAVFQTSRNAYGSQNQFEISVFGDTGSLQMGWEYGDTLKWVHPDEEGNQVREEINVPDEYRLKQLQDFIDLLRGTVREETATLRDGYLNQRALEAIEQAHLSKKAVKVADVGVTSDRVEVTG